Proteins encoded within one genomic window of Hevea brasiliensis isolate MT/VB/25A 57/8 chromosome 8, ASM3005281v1, whole genome shotgun sequence:
- the LOC110647207 gene encoding phytosulfokines, protein MASKKVSTLCIIASLLIISFTLTNAIRPEPASAGVNPAKIGDGDFDQAEKVEVDEDSCEGVGEEECLMRRTLAAHIDYIYTQKNKP, encoded by the exons ATGGCTTCTAAAAAGGTGAGCACCCTTTGCATAATAGCCTCCCTCCTTATCATCTCCTTCACTCTCACCAATGCCATCCGACCAGAGCCGGCCTCCGCCGGTGTTAATCCGGCGAAAATCGGAGACGGG GATTTTGATCAAGCAGAGAAGGTTGAGGTTGATGAAGATAGCTGTGAAGGAGTAGGGGAAGAAGAGTGCTTGATGAGAAGAACACTTGCAGCTCACATTGATTATATCTATACCCAGAAAAACAAGccatga